The DNA window GGAGGAAGGCGAGAACCCACTAAGTGATAAATGTTGCAGGAAGACTTTGTTCTATCTCATCACCACCCTGAATGAGTCGTTCCGGCCTGATTACGACTTTAGTGCTGCCCGTGCCCATGAATTTAGCAGAGAGCCCAGCGCTAACTGGGTTAGTATGACTGATTTTCCCTTGTATAAAGATAACATGTTGTATATGCTAGTAAAGAGACAAGCATAATAATACTGTAGTGtttaatattacattattttatgcaaAGCACAAAGGTTGTTAGAGTTGGTAACAGATAGTGTTGCAAGAGAATAATTAATGAAATGTATGCAGTGTGGAGTTTTTTATTGTGCCTATAACATTCTGTTCATCTCCGCCAGGTGGCTGACTCGGTTAACAGCAGCCTTTATTCCGCTGTGGGGGAGCAGTTCAACACTTTGGGGCCAGAACTGTGGAATGCCATTGACCAAGAGATAAACCTGCAGAGCTGTGACATCTATAGGTGTGTAAGGACTGAAGAAATTCATGACAGGACTTAATTTGAAGAGATTTAGTCATAAAAATCTTTTTAGATCATGTGTGTTCTGTATTTATATTATGTACACCtaaatgtgtttttctgttttactaacaagttttgtattttgtttgcagCTACAACCCAGACCTTGACTCTGACCCCTTCGGTGAGGAGGGCAGCCTGTGGTCCTTCAACTACTTCTTTTACAACAAGAAACTAAAACGCATCGTTTTCTTCACTTGCCGCTCAGTCAGGTCAGGAATCTCTCTATACACAAACGCACACAAGGGGCTCTATTTTGGCGACAGAGCTACGCGCAACAACCACACGCTGCGTCTCATCCatttttcgtgagagtgctaattctaagcgcaattttcgtgccagcacaaaaaagtgcaagtggccgtgggtgggagtgttcgCACCATATGTAGGTGTATGCGTGTAAgctgtgggtgtattgtaagGTAataaatttgctattttcctgagaaataggtcatggCACTAAGACGTCTGACAACCAGATGTTATTCTCGGTGCAAAGTCTTAACGCTGTTCCTGTATTTGTAGTTTGGAAATTTCAAAAGCAGGtcataataaagttcatgtccaaaaaataatacttatattctctataatttaacggagcctacatctAGTTAGTCCTATAAGGaccgtgtcactgtcatagaaatatgcctgatattcaacaaggacgcagttaatgcgcAAAAGAACGTAAGtgcatatttctattcttctaattcattgcatacagccaATTTACACAGCTAAATTCTTATGAATGTTATCAATGCCTAACAGGCAATAGACTATGTGCAATAACAGGAGAAGAACATtccaattaaattgcacttgacccagcccattagcgctttgcgcgCAAATCACATGTGCCTCGACTTAGCGCGTGCTTGCACCAAGATACCAAAAGTAGATGGTCATTCCCACTGACTTTGCCCGTATGGCATATCGCATTGCCCTGCGCTTAAGATGTAGCACTCCTAAAATAGAGCCCATGATGTTACAATCCTTGGTGTCTTGGTTTAAGTCAtttcaagagtttttttttttttttcttgtatttttaACATCTCACCATCTTATGTTTAGTGTCCTCAGTAGTTATGGTCGTAGTGGCCTTGATAATGAGTTAGACATGGAGCTGGATGACGAAGAGGAAGTGGATGGTTtcatggaagacaggtgaggtcATGACTTTATTAACCACATACTGATATTGCACTTTAAGCTCAGTTCTGCCTTATTTTTGGCTGTTATGCTGTTATAGACTATTAAAATTATTACAATTGTGCTTTTATAATTTGTAAATCGGAGGTGACTCGCAGGCCGCAACCTAATAGTTTGTGGTTTCACAACTTGCTTTGTCCAAGTTACTTCAAAGAGGAAAGATTTGTCATCCTTAtcgaaaattatttgttttatatttcagGTTTCCCCGAGCTCTGTGTGTCTAAATCTTCTTTAGGGATGTCAACCTGAACTTTAGCCAAAGGGCCTCATTGTTTACCACCTCCTTACTTTTTTGTTGAATTCATCCATTGATTAGGAGGGAAAAAACTTTCAAAAGCTTTCTTTGttggaatgttttttatttttttttttttttaaatgtgtgattCATTTTGCTCGGTTCTGTAAGGCCTGAAAAGGGGAATTTGTAAAAGTTAAATTTAGACCTATTTGTCCTTAAGATGATCAAAGACTGGCTGACAAGAAATTCAAGAGAGCTGCTTGGTTTGACATGGACTCATTTAGGCATGGGCTAAGACACAAACCATGTAAAAACTACACTAAAAACCAATTTTTCCAATTTTTCCCAGGAAATGTAACCATAGCAGCATTTTCAAACACCTGCATTTTGACAACAGAGACTAGATGTTGACACAttcaagacatatttttttttttttttttttttttttttttacacaaagacCATGTGAGCCACCATTTCTGGACCTTGAATCTCTAAATGTTTTCcggaattgtctttttttttttttttaactctgtaaAGTTTGAAGTTTATGTGTGTTAATTTTGTCTTTAAGTTTCTTAGTCTACTGTGTGAAAGCTTTAATAACTTCGTTTATGATACCACAAGACTTTCACACTGTttatcagattttatttttttatttttttgccttgttTCTATAtattagcttaaaaaaaaaaatgtagtttttaaattgaaattgcTGTCTTATCAGCATTCAGCAATTTCACTATACACTGAACTGATTCTATCCGTTCACTCTTTTTGTTGCTGGCTTTGTCATTCTGGTACTGCTGTACCTGCTAAAATTGTTTCTAGTATGATATATCCATATATAGTCTTTCTGTTCAGCAGTATTTAGAGCAGTGCTAGATTGTATATGTAATTTATCTTCGCCCTCTTTTTGGCATGCATTTGAATAAATCGACTCCATCTTGCTACTTTGGCATAGCTAAAATGTAAACGAATGAACCAAACATCAAAGCTTTCAAAGCTGAAGTTTCTGAATGTGTCTGTTTCTTATAACATTATAAATTTGTTTTTACCGCTGTTTTGAAGTGGATAGACAAATTTGAATAGAATATACTTCTTGTAGCCATTTTAGCATTTAAACAGGCATTTATTATATTGATAACTTTTAAGGATTATTGTGCATCTGtgacttggggggggggggaataaatgttttgtgttatttACAGTACCAGCTGTCATTTGTTTTTACTTGACATCTATTTGATACTTGTAATCTTCCACATTTTGTTGACAATTGTATTTTAAAGACAGTAATCCAAATACTGCAGTAGGACTAACAACGAAGAGAAACAAAGTTCTTTGCTGCTAGTTGGGATtgtgtctttacatttatttatctttgtttagCTTCCTAAACAACACGTTCAACCACAGGTAGGGGCAATACATGAAGGTCACTAAACCATAGGTTGTTCCAAAGGTCTGCCTGTACAATATTAATTTGTATCTCTTTATCTCAAAGCATCTACCTGAATTTTTCAGTACTTGTTCAACTATTATACCTAATTTGGTATTTAAACCTGAGCTCCACATATAAAGGTTTAATTGTAATGCTACCTAAGaggtatattttatttaattagatcATAGATATTATGCTACTTACAGGAGACAAAGGGCCCCTGGATGGAAAGGACTCCTCTTAGATTTCATTTTGTCCCTTTATTACACTGGctggccaaaaaaaattaaaaataacttgcATACTCTAATATGTGGTTGGACTGCCTTTAGTTTTGATTACGGTTGTCAAAATATTTCTTTCCgtcagagttgcattaatttttggccgagatcttgtattgatgacgggagagtcaatCCAATCCGTAAAGTcttcagcacatcccaaagattttcaatggggttaaggtcaggactctgtggcggccaattcatgtgtgaaaatgattcctcttgctccctgaaccactctttcacaatttgagccagatgagtcttggcattgtcgtcctggaatatacccgtgccgtcagggaagaaaaaaatccactgatgggataacctggtcattcagtacattcagttagtccactgacttcattttattgccgcataatgttgctgagtctagacctgaccaactgaagcagccgcagatcataacactgcctccagagacttgtacagtgggcactattcATGACGGGTGTattgcttcatgcgcttcccttcttaccctgacacacccatcactttggaatagggtaaatttggactcatcagaccacatgacctttttccattgctccacagtccaatctttatgctccctagtaaattgtagtttttttttttcaattagccTCACAAGtgactttcttgtggccacacagctgtttaaccCCAATCctgcaaattcttgttgcactgtgcatgtggaaatgctcttactttcactagtaaacatagccatgagttctactgtcgattttttacaatgtgacttcaagtgttttagtgatctcctgtcacgatcattcaagatttgtttgaccacatttcttctgcgaagctgacggttcaccagtatccttccaggttttaataatgcgttagacagttcttaacacaattccagtgatttcagcaatctccttagttttcTTTTCTTGATGCAGGTCACTAATTTGCCCCTTCTGGAACATTTTCCacttgtttaagaaatgagaagctacacaccgcatcagttagggttaaagtaaatgttgccagctgaaacatcaCTGCTAACACATGTACCAGTTACGTAATTTATTCGTCCTTTTTGGTTTTGTTCAATTTATTTGGATGACTGAGTGGACATGAAATCttacaaaattataaaacaaaaatgtttacataCTAATTAGGATTTCATGATTAattatttgtacattaaatattctgAATCCTCTGCACAATATAAGAGCCTGCATGTCAAatccaagaaaaaagaaaaagaaaaaatgtgatttgaaaTAGATCTGTTGGGAGACATccacaaaatgtgcataaatcAAGTGCCTACATATTTACACAATAACAAATTGAAACCACAATAACTTTGCAATGTGTTTTGATGAccagaatttgctatttaaaatgaataaaacgcCTCCAGTCGCAACatagaaaaataaaatctatCTGAAGATAGAATGTGTTGCTTTTCGCAAAGTTAAAACCTATTTAACATGATACGCATAAACAATGATGTTTTAATATAGTGATGTATGGTAAATacacaatacatactgtaaaataacagCACGAGCACGCGCATCATCTGAACTCTGCGTGCGCACAACGGAACCGTCTGACAGGACCGTCTGTTTTTCTGAGGTAAAACACGTATTACTTCacaacaaataaacagcttttattaaacattttactgAAATATTGTGTGTATGGGTTCCTTGAACTCTGGAAAGACGCTAAATACATAAAAGCTGTTGTTAGCAGAGGAGAAGACAGCAGCTGCACCATCAGATTGGTTAAGTGACATTATTACCTTCTAGTTGAAGTTCTGTtcatatttttgcatctgtgattATTTGGCAGCATCAATCACCTGAAATGTCCGCTAACTGTATGGCAATTGTTTTTAACAGAAGTGTATTATACAGGATAagcttttatgtatgtaaatatgtttgatgctatttgttaaaataaaggTAGGCtatacataatataaaataaattatataattttttgctaacggattcattttcatttttttctacaatttaatataattatttattgaaaaaaaaattagatctaaagattatattgtaatgaagtcatttaccatttttatatatccttaaaattgctttaaattaacaACTGTAATTCaaaggcattaggtgttaagctgGTCTAAGTATAAAAGTCATTTAGCCTTGTAATTTTGTTTCAATTCTGGTGCAATAGGTCTCAATTTCttttactgttgcatttttttctctgttctctgtcaaaataaatgaagtacattaactttggatctgcattcattattcatacacacaactgtttaaatagcctctaaattgttgggcaaatgaggacataaattaggttagaatactgcatgtccgcccatagaataatcattaaaagcaaaaattaccaactggttaccaataAACAACTATTGACCTTTTTCACAATCTGGGTTTTGGAAAGCGGAAGTAaaagtttgcagggtaaacttcgacagcaaatattattttcacttacccatttgctccaagagcaaaagaaaaaatccactattacatttaaaagactttccagaagaggaaaaaatagaaagagagcggattaagacagtaaaatgggagaagatgccaaattgcagctgtggtaattcattttttttttttttttttaatactaattccagggtaatataacacaagcataatgttataaattgacattcaatatttaaaacatttataatatttttaaaaaaaaataaatgcgaGATTTACGCTCataataaggcggaaacgcgtcatcacagtcagTGATAAAGGTCTATTGATCCTCGACGTTGCCGCAACGTCATCATGACGAACTGCCACagaatccaggaatttcacttttccggttgtcctCAAGATTATTTTGGAAGGATTTGGAATTttatattaaaagaaaaatggaGTGTATGATAGAAATTTGTATATCTGATGTActtttttatacagaaaaagaaaatttgaattgtaaagaacaacatattatacatttgtttattttgttaggaaaattccatatacataaaaagaagtgggctcaatgtaaaccaaattttgcacattttataaatgactttaaattatatgtaaacctcttggaacaaacaaaaaacaaaaaagcactgaaaacatgtaatgctctgaaagcattgaaatttatgtaattttcttcctttattttttctctctctctggcagctaatgttaatttgattatgtggatatgtaatacctcttgttcttgtggcattgaatcaataaagcattaaaaaaaaaaaaaaaaattaaaaaaaaaaaaaaaaaaaaaaaaaaaaaaaaaaaaaaaaaaaaaaaacttttccggttgtcacaaagTAATCAGTAACGTTACCACGACGAAAAGTAGAAAAATATGTTGTTATTTGAAATAACAAAATGactgaaattttaaaaatggtgAAATGCTAAATGCATATCTTGCTCTCTCATGATGCGTTTGTTGGGGGGCCGTTTAACCCCCAAAACAAGCTTATTTGGTCATGTCTTGTTGCTTCAACAATAtccaataaaaatacattttttttcgaTCGTAGTACAACTGCAAAATGAGTACACTTAAATTGAGGGAAACACAAGGTGGCACTGGTATCGTCTAACAggcacacattttattttatttatttatttacacgcaagtgtgtgtgtgtgtgtgcgccatAGAAGGATTTTAGAGGACTTTAAAGAATTACAAGACATTAAAAGGGTTACAACGTTTTCAAAGATTTTTTGTTTTAGACAACTGTTTTAATCAATGTAAGATATTGCCCAAATTCTTTTACAAAAACTTTGCTCCCCATTGCCCTACTACGGCGCCAAATAAAGTCTTTATTGCGTCATCAAAGGGCGACTATCTTCAGTCGAAAACAGCAAGCAACATGGAAAACATTCTAGAAATGTAAACAATTCTTTACTCATTACACTTCAGCAACAATTACCAAAATCTAGTGTAGTATTTTTAATTGATCGTTGTTCATGTTCAACTTGTTCTCTAGCTCTTTATTAGGTATTTGCCATCCGCCAAAGGTGGATCATATTAAATGCTATATTAAGTATTAATAGACATTCACGACATTTCGACAGTCTGTTTATCCAGTCTAATTACACATAAGATTTAGTTAGCATGCAGGATAACAGTGTGATGATGGAGATAATTGTGTAGCTGCTCTACAAACACCGAGGAGCCTTGGGGAGAAACAAAGGTTTGGCCGTGCTTTAGTATCTTGTTATTTAATCAGCATGCTGTAATGTTGTatggtttgtttgttgtttgtcacATAAGTAACAATCTCCGGTACTGTCTGAATAAACATTTGAGCAGATATGGTTCTGTCTTTGGTGAACCTGTGCGCTCGGGAGGTGATGAATGACCTCAGCTCATCGCCGTGTTGGTTAAGTTGTGTGCCGAGAGAGCTCTACCGACCGCTGCTGGACGCTGCCTTCGCTCAGTGCCGACCTCTAGCCGTCGGTGAGCTCGTCCAGCGGTGGCCCGAGCGGACACTGACCGTTGTAGGCAGCAGAAAACTAGACCAGTGCCCTCCGAACCGGCTTTGCGTTCAGGCGCTGCTGCTGGCTGTGGTCAGGGGACTGACGGACAAGAGGTACGTGTCTTGATAGGTCTCTAAAGGTTAGATGTTTTAAGGCACGTGTATTATGACAAATGAACATTCTAGAAAGCATATACGAATATAATAACAAAATCTAAGCATGTGAatgtgaggaaaataaaaactttttatggGACTTCATAAGAAATATTTAGCtaacaaaaaggaaacaaaatgcaCTGTGCAACTGATTTCACTGGGATAAAACTGGAAAAagttctgtcttgtttcatgttatTCTTCAGTCTTTCTATCTCGTGTGTGTGTTGCTTATCAAGtctatctttaattttttttaaggaatgttctgggttcaaaacactTTAAGCTCAGTTAACCCTTAATCactgttcgggtcatttttgatgAAAAAGGCGTGGTGACTTTTCTTAAACTTGCCacctgaacatacaaaaaaataaaaataaaaaaatcactataTTCGACTAGCCTTGGTGGTTTTATCAATCAGTCCCCCAGACGTTCGTTCTATTCATGTCAAATTTGATCCACCACAGGAATCAAATGAGTGGGACtactgctgcctttatgtgctatgggaattatcctacttcccacttctgaagtggtaattacgagtacgtcgtgttcaagtgctttgttgtcggaaacaactggaaacatggacgacgccaggttcattcatacatatttcttgaagAACTTTTGTTTGGACACCATAATACGTATTACTCTGTTAGCCTGCTGACAATAATGGACtttgtcaaatacaagctattttcatggtgtaaaaatctacaacatgcatagaatggttgctgatatacaaaaatgaatatgaccaaaatggcaagtgctaacaattagctgtatttagaaaacaacaaaacctgtcatttacTACAGAAACAGTACTTTCctttgccatgttgaaagtttaggactcctcccaacTCAGAAACTTGGGTATCATCTAGATAGAATTCAGAGTTTCCTACTTGAACTTCTGACTTCGCTTGATcgttcatgtgctcggaactcgtaattacgaCATTTACgagtccacttgaagggcacatataACACAGAGCAGTTTGTCAAataacaatcaataaatcagacacaatgcagaaaacaagcACATAAATGAAGGgctgagactataaaacatccacaatgcagaacatgcccacatacacacaaaaaatgaatGGGTAAGACTGCACAAAATTTTGTTACACTTTGTATACATTGAAGAAGGCCTTGGGGCGAAACGTCTGTTTTTATTACCCTGCTGCTGGGTTTTAAACAATAAAGAACCTATattttttgtaacatatttcCAGAGTGCAGATCTTCCTTTACTTGTATacattgtcaaataaaaatcattcagccacaatgcagaagacTATAACACATCCTCAATGcagagctcacacacacacaaatagacactTCAAGGTCAGATCAAAGTCTTAGTCTGACCCCACTGTGAGAAAGTTTACGCTTAGGTGTGGGAGCTGCACACTATtttcaggtttgactgtaaggtCATTGTGGCATAATTTCAAAATCTTACCCTTCAGCacaagtggtttaaaaaaaaaatgctacaattttacaaataattgCTTTTTGTCTAAATATACCTGTATATTCAATGCATAAATTGTGATACCAGATTACATGGTTTACACTGTCATGACaacaaattgttacatttttattggataactttacacatatgGTTAGTACGCGATTtcatgacactaaaatcatggtaacatgtataatgtttacatcttgtggctatacttttgaaactgtgtttttGAAACTTTGTAAATGTTTATGGACtagcccctttcacttccattgtaagtgctttaacaaagtTTTCTGCTTGTTTttgattcaaaattattttatgaagcATACCACAAATTCTgccaattaagcttaacttgtattgaactctgacCATTCCTTTAAGCCTTATTTACATTCTCTCATTCCCTTGCCAGGTGTTGCCTGCAGGTGCTGGGTCTTAGTGGACTTCAGTGTGAGAATGGGAGGGTTGAAGATTCAATGGGTGGATGGTCCCTCACTGTTGCCCTTTGCTCAATGGTGCTACAAGCTCGAGCTGCAGCCTCCAGGGCTCACAggagagatggagaaagagagagaaaaagagggctGGAAGCAGAACGTGAGAGGGGTGGCACTATCAAACGGGACCGGGGCACAATAGGGCATGGGAAGGACAGTGAGGAAGGACACAAAGAAGAGGAGGTAGGAAAGATCGAGTGCAGAAGTAATGAAGGAGAGGGCACTGTTTGTCATGAACAAGTGCTGTTACCAGAAGATGACTCAGTGAAGGGTGTCAGGAGAAGGATGGAGATCCAGAGGGGAAAGTCTTCATCGGAGTTAAAATCAAACACCAGCAATAATAACAGTAATGGTTTCTCTGACCAAGACTGGGACCAGGTAGTGGTTGTCCATGTCAGAGCTGACGTTTTTGTCAATTCCCGTTCCTGGGAGCGTGTCCGCGATGCCCTTAGTCACCCAGGCCCTCTGCGGCTCGAATGCTGCTTCCTCTGTGTGGAGGAACTCTCTGCACCTTCCATAGCTTCCTTATTGGGCCTCTTGCCTCAGCATGATCTACTTGGTGTGGACATCCGCTACTCCAGCCTTGGAGTGTCTGGCCTGGCAATGCTACTTCCATTGTTAGCTCCCTTCCCTCAGCTCCACTCTCTGAGGCTGCATTACTGTAACTTGGACTTGCAACGCACACAGCCTGGCCAGCAGGAGGCACTTCAAGACATGTCTAAAGGGCTGGGTTCACTGAAGAAACTTAAGAGATTATGTCTGACTGCACTCCGACTGCCAGGACATCTGCATTTGCTTCTCAGGTATATCTACGCATGGGGTTATGCATGTGTTTGTTATGCTCATGCATCCATGCAAAGGTACCACATGCATGCTTCTGCTTGTTTGGTGGGGAGGTattgataattgtttttattgtttgtttttttagctctCTTTCCCAGCCTCTGGAGGTGCTGGAGCTGCCATACCTGTGCCTGACCTCCACCGACCTGGCCTACCTCTCATGCAGCCAGCATGCTCCATTCCTGAGAGAACTTGACCTGAGTGAGAACTGGCTTGATGAATCCTCCCTGCCCTCTCTGTGCCGTCTCTTAGGTCAAGCTGAAAGCACTCTCACCCAGCTTTCACTATGTGGTTGTGGCCTCTCAGACTCTCTCCTCGAAGCACTTCTCCCTTCCCTGTCCTGCTGCCGGGCTTTGCGTAGCTTAAGACTGGCCTTAAACCCGCTCTCCAGGATGGGGCTGCTTTCCTTGGCCCGTACAGCTGCTGGCTTCCGTTCCCTTCGTCTGCTGCTCTATCCCAATCCTCTAGAGGAATATGAGCCTGGTCTGCCGGCTCTCCCCTCCAGTGCTCAGCTGCTGGGCTGGCCTCTGCTTGAGGAGGCAGAGGGCAGGAACTTGACGCTGAGGTTGTTGGATGAAGTTCTGAGCTCAAGAGGGCGTTCACGTGACCTTCTTGTGACATCAGACCTCCTGAACTATAGCCCAGACTTGGCATTGGATGATTAGAGTGTTTGTGCACAAGTGTGCATCTCTGCTATAAAATGCTGGAAATCTTCCAGGGCCCTCAGAACAAGTGGTTGACAATCAAAATCATGTTCAAACTAGCAGTGTCAGCTTATTAAATTGTGGAATGTTTTTCCTCATTGCCAAGAATTTCTCATTAATAACAAATCCTAGCtcttataataattttaaacacCTGGTGAGTCAAAACCTTAGCATTACATTATATGCAGCTTTCAtagaatatttttaatttttgttctaATGCTTTGCATCATACTGAAGAGAACTGTGTCCAGAGTTTgtcttttttactttataagtCCTTCAGAACTATTGATCATTGAGGGTAGATTCAAAGCAATCCAATATTAGCAATCTGTTTGAACTTTGTATGAATCTTCATATATAGAGGATGATGATATGGTGCTGTAATGTGAAACTGGTTTCTTAATACTCCGCTTCACTGTCTTTAATGGCACAGTCTTAATTGTCAACGTCTTTTGGTAGAAGCTGAGCTAGGTGCACTTGTAAAATGTGCCAAAGTGGGATTTGGGTTACAGTAAGTGTACTTTCACTTCCCAAACTGATATGGATTTCTCCTCAAAAACCAGCATCTATGTATCCCCCCTTCCAAATAAA is part of the Myxocyprinus asiaticus isolate MX2 ecotype Aquarium Trade chromosome 2, UBuf_Myxa_2, whole genome shotgun sequence genome and encodes:
- the LOC127453602 gene encoding repressor of RNA polymerase III transcription MAF1 homolog isoform X2, which encodes MHRETKIPSTLQSSDKIESYSCKMAGDDKHMFKQFCQEGEPHILEALSPPQSSSAPSPNLLGKSGEEGENPLSDKCCRKTLFYLITTLNESFRPDYDFSAARAHEFSREPSANWVADSVNSSLYSAVGEQFNTLGPELWNAIDQEINLQSCDIYSYNPDLDSDPFGEEGSLWSFNYFFYNKKLKRIVFFTCRSVSVLSSYGRSGLDNELDMELDDEEEVDGFMEDRFPRALCV
- the LOC127453602 gene encoding repressor of RNA polymerase III transcription MAF1 homolog isoform X1 gives rise to the protein MKLLENSRFEALSSQLCVETGDAHILGRIESYSCKMAGDDKHMFKQFCQEGEPHILEALSPPQSSSAPSPNLLGKSGEEGENPLSDKCCRKTLFYLITTLNESFRPDYDFSAARAHEFSREPSANWVADSVNSSLYSAVGEQFNTLGPELWNAIDQEINLQSCDIYSYNPDLDSDPFGEEGSLWSFNYFFYNKKLKRIVFFTCRSVSVLSSYGRSGLDNELDMELDDEEEVDGFMEDRFPRALCV
- the LOC127453602 gene encoding repressor of RNA polymerase III transcription MAF1 homolog isoform X3, with product MAGDDKHMFKQFCQEGEPHILEALSPPQSSSAPSPNLLGKSGEEGENPLSDKCCRKTLFYLITTLNESFRPDYDFSAARAHEFSREPSANWVADSVNSSLYSAVGEQFNTLGPELWNAIDQEINLQSCDIYSYNPDLDSDPFGEEGSLWSFNYFFYNKKLKRIVFFTCRSVSVLSSYGRSGLDNELDMELDDEEEVDGFMEDRFPRALCV
- the LOC127453584 gene encoding leucine-rich repeat-containing protein 14-like isoform X1; this encodes MVLSLVNLCAREVMNDLSSSPCWLSCVPRELYRPLLDAAFAQCRPLAVGELVQRWPERTLTVVGSRKLDQCPPNRLCVQALLLAVVRGLTDKRCCLQVLGLSGLQCENGRVEDSMGGWSLTVALCSMVLQARAAASRAHRRDGERERKRGLEAERERGGTIKRDRGTIGHGKDSEEGHKEEEVGKIECRSNEGEGTVCHEQVLLPEDDSVKGVRRRMEIQRGKSSSELKSNTSNNNSNGFSDQDWDQVVVVHVRADVFVNSRSWERVRDALSHPGPLRLECCFLCVEELSAPSIASLLGLLPQHDLLGVDIRYSSLGVSGLAMLLPLLAPFPQLHSLRLHYCNLDLQRTQPGQQEALQDMSKGLGSLKKLKRLCLTALRLPGHLHLLLSSLSQPLEVLELPYLCLTSTDLAYLSCSQHAPFLRELDLSENWLDESSLPSLCRLLGQAESTLTQLSLCGCGLSDSLLEALLPSLSCCRALRSLRLALNPLSRMGLLSLARTAAGFRSLRLLLYPNPLEEYEPGLPALPSSAQLLGWPLLEEAEGRNLTLRLLDEVLSSRGRSRDLLVTSDLLNYSPDLALDD
- the LOC127453584 gene encoding leucine-rich repeat-containing protein 14-like isoform X2, producing MGGWSLTVALCSMVLQARAAASRAHRRDGERERKRGLEAERERGGTIKRDRGTIGHGKDSEEGHKEEEVGKIECRSNEGEGTVCHEQVLLPEDDSVKGVRRRMEIQRGKSSSELKSNTSNNNSNGFSDQDWDQVVVVHVRADVFVNSRSWERVRDALSHPGPLRLECCFLCVEELSAPSIASLLGLLPQHDLLGVDIRYSSLGVSGLAMLLPLLAPFPQLHSLRLHYCNLDLQRTQPGQQEALQDMSKGLGSLKKLKRLCLTALRLPGHLHLLLSSLSQPLEVLELPYLCLTSTDLAYLSCSQHAPFLRELDLSENWLDESSLPSLCRLLGQAESTLTQLSLCGCGLSDSLLEALLPSLSCCRALRSLRLALNPLSRMGLLSLARTAAGFRSLRLLLYPNPLEEYEPGLPALPSSAQLLGWPLLEEAEGRNLTLRLLDEVLSSRGRSRDLLVTSDLLNYSPDLALDD